In the genome of Triticum urartu cultivar G1812 chromosome 5, Tu2.1, whole genome shotgun sequence, one region contains:
- the LOC125506227 gene encoding uncharacterized protein LOC125506227 has translation MGGHFCLLVSFCLVAILFTHAPLAATRQLKSKSDDFTKESLEYIPLDYHDIAPTPATPVTPAPPCIGCRSSTDQEKPATAQHSQVSEDMSPSHEKEKNKATQKHVSF, from the exons ATGGGTGGTCATTTCTGCCTCCTTGTTTCTTTTTGCTTGGTCGCCATTCTTTTCACCCATGCACCACTAGCGGCTACTCGTCAACTTAAATCTAAGTCAG ATGATTTCACAAAAGAATCTTTAGAGTATATTCCActtgactatcatgatatagctcCAACTCCCGCCACCCCCGTTACACCAGCACCGCCATGCATAGG TTGTCGTTCCTCTACGGATCAGGAAAAGCCAGCTACTGCACAACATTCACAAGTCAGTGAAGATATGTCGCCATCACATGAAAAGGAGAAAAATAAGGCGACACAAAAACATGTGTCATTTTAA